Below is a window of Stygiolobus azoricus DNA.
TAAGACTTCGGCTATTTCGTCAATATGTTTTTTGTTTGCCGATTTAGGTATTGGAATAGCATTTTTCTTCAAATATGCTAATGCTATTTGAACCACGGTTTTTCCGTATTTCTGTGCTATGTCATACAATCTGTTCTCAGTTGTTATTCGCCCTTGACCTAGTGGAGAATAAGCTATTATCTCGATACCGTTCTTTTTAGCGAATGGTATTATGTCTCTTTCTGGGGAGAGGTTATATATGCTATATTCTATTTCGTCGGCAACTATCTCGTATTTCCTAGTTAACGTTATAGCCTCCTTTAGTAATTTTAGGTCGAAATTACTCACTCCTATACATCTAACTATTCCCCTATCAACTAACTCTTCCATTGCGGCGAGGGTTTCTGAGAGCTTAACTGAAGGGTTGGGCCAATGGATGAGGTATAGGTCGATGTATTTAGTGTTCAGACGTTTAAGGCTATTGGTAGCGGACTTGATTACGTCGTCGTATTTTAAGTGGTTGTTCCAGACTTTAGTTATTATGAAAACGTCGTCCCTTTGAAAGTTTAAAACTGCCTTCCCCACCAGTTCCTCGGTATGTCCTCCTCCGTACATCTCTGCAGTATCTATGACGTTAATTCCCTTTGATATAGCATAGGAAATAGCTTCAATGTATTTATCGTCGTTTGAGTAATCGGCAGTCCAGAAGCCTCCCCCCATCTTCCACGTACCTAGACCAATTTCGCTTACCTTCTTATCACATAATTCCTTCAAAAGTCCTCACTAATTCCCATATTGCCTCTAGATATGAGGGATGAGGGAACTGAAAGTCTAGGAGAGAACTTATACTTACTCCGAATTTCATCGCAATCCCTATAATTGTTATGATTTCTTCGGCTCTCTCAGAAAACGCAACAGCACCGACTATTTTTCCTCCTTCCTCACAAATCTTCAAAAACCCCTCTGTTTCCTTCTCAGCAATAGCTCTAGGTAATGTGACCATATCAATTTTCTTACAATTCCCAGTTGTTTTTCCAATATATGCTATTTGAGGCATTGTGTATATTACTTTAGGTACAACTGATCCGTCATATGCTTTCCTTTTGCCTAATGCGTTCAGTGCAGCCGTGATCCCCTCGTGAATCGCTTCATGTGCAGTAAACGATCCGGTTACATCTCCAGCAGCGTAAACATTTTTTAGAGAGGTCTCCATGTATTCGTTTACCAAAAGCCATTTATCTCTCCTCAATTCTTCAAATCCCTCTAAATTGGGTTTTCTGCCAAAACTAAGAAGAACGAAGTCTCCTTCT
It encodes the following:
- a CDS encoding aldo/keto reductase, which codes for MKELCDKKVSEIGLGTWKMGGGFWTADYSNDDKYIEAISYAISKGINVIDTAEMYGGGHTEELVGKAVLNFQRDDVFIITKVWNNHLKYDDVIKSATNSLKRLNTKYIDLYLIHWPNPSVKLSETLAAMEELVDRGIVRCIGVSNFDLKLLKEAITLTRKYEIVADEIEYSIYNLSPERDIIPFAKKNGIEIIAYSPLGQGRITTENRLYDIAQKYGKTVVQIALAYLKKNAIPIPKSANKKHIDEIAEVLKFDLSDEDANEIRRRVSE